Proteins encoded together in one Falco peregrinus isolate bFalPer1 chromosome 2, bFalPer1.pri, whole genome shotgun sequence window:
- the LOC114012828 gene encoding uncharacterized protein LOC114012828, giving the protein MDFVRKPPAAAAGGTRVGSPPPCLPHAAATAASPRAATNPDGTVGPPPPRRARGRAVPARPLGTRPRPGIHRDPKQPVSKPPRRRSAGNGDLSAFEGSGQPGQADPQAPRTRRGRPGAVTERAPGARRSDRNVFSLALTVNSRSLA; this is encoded by the exons ATGGATTTCGTCAGAAAACCGCCGGCTGCCGCTGCCGGTGGGACGCGGGTGGGGAGCCCGCCGCCTTGCCTGCCACACGCAGCAGCGACCGCGGCATCTCCCCGCGCTGCCACCAACCCGGACGGCACGGTtgggcccccgccgccgcgccgggcgaGGGGCCGCGCCGTGCCAGCCCGCCCCCTAGGGACACGGCCGCGGCCAGGGATTCACCGTGACCCGAAGCAGCCCGTCTCTAAACCCCCCCGCCGCCGGAGCGCCGGGAACGGCGATCTCTCTGCCTTCGAGGGAAGCGGGCAGCCCGGGCAGGCGGACCCCCAGGCGCCTCGGACGCGgagggggcggcccggggccgTGACCGAACGCGCCCCCGGGGCCCGGAG gAGCGATAGAAACGTATTTTCCCTGGCACTCACTGTGAACAGTAGAAGTCTTGCCTGA
- the LOC129783973 gene encoding proline-rich protein 2-like, which produces MRSALRKRRALRPKLARAANPPSPPGAPLPARPGEGVPGAPGARPRAAEPGARPNSRRRGQTDLSVTPGAGSGPTARQSTHLPPPSPARSGLTAHPAAGTAGGSMRGAAPRLPRGTVALPRRRRRLAGGGLGVQRGGRSAPGAAAGPRGGGGDPRDRTGGQRRPPPRSAPPPAGGRNRGPPQSRAAGAPQRRQGRTAPGRQHRLRPAGRPGPSSPRCPPPPPGSHTPRPPPPLAHAAPPAPRGPSAPLAAPLPPRPRPPAAARLRRL; this is translated from the coding sequence ATGCGTTCTGCGTTGCGGAAACGCAGGGCTCTGCGTCCCAAACTTGCGCGGGCAGCAAACCCGCCTTCGCCTCCGGGCgcgcccctgcccgcccgccccggggaAGGGGTCCCGGGGGCACCGGGCGCCCGGCCGCGGGCAGCTGAGCCCGGGGCACGGCCAAACTCACGCCGCCGCGGCCAAACCGACCTCAGCGTCACGCCGGGGGCCGGTTCTGGCCCGACAGCTCGTCAAAGCACACACCTCCCACCACCATCCCCGGCGCGAAGCGGGTTAACGGCGCACCCAGCCGCGGGCACCGCCGGCGGATCGATGCGGGGCGCggccccccgcctcccccgggGCACAGTCGCGCTGCCCCGCCGGCGGCGACGCCTTGCGGGCGGCGGACTCGGCGTCCAACGCGGCGGCCGCTCCGCGCCCGGGgctgctgccggcccccgcggaGGAGGCGGCGACCCCCGGGACCGGACCGGTGGGCagcggcggcccccgccccgctccgccccgccccccgccggcggccgcaATCGCGGGCCGCCGCAATcgcgggcggcgggcgcccCCCAGCGGCGGCAAGGGCGCACTGCGCCCGGGCGGCAGCACCGCCTCCGCCCCGCGGGGAGACCGGGCCCGTCGTCCCCGCGgtgcccccccccgcctcccggCTCTCAcaccccccgcccgccgcctcccctcGCCCACGCAGCCCCTCCGGCCCCCCGCGGGCCGAGCGCACCGCTCGCCGCACCCCTGCCACCGCGCCCACGTCCGCCAGCGGCTGCGCGGCTGCGGCGGCTTTGA
- the PCDH10 gene encoding LOW QUALITY PROTEIN: protocadherin-10 (The sequence of the model RefSeq protein was modified relative to this genomic sequence to represent the inferred CDS: deleted 1 base in 1 codon) translates to MIVLFLFALLWMVEGALCQLHYTVQEEQEHGTFVGNIAEDLGLDITKLSARRFQTAPNSRSPYLELNLETGVLYVNEKIDREQICKQSPSCLLHLEVFLENPLELFRVEIEVLDINDNPPSFPEPDLTVEISESATPGTRFPLESAFDPDVGTNSLRTYEITPNSYFSLDVQTQGDGNRFAELVLDKPLDREQQAVHRYVLTAVDGGQPQQRTGTALLTIRVLDSNDNVPAFEQPVYTVSLPENSPPGTLVLQLNATDPDEGQNGEVIYSFSSHISARARELFGIAPRTGRLEVSGELDYEESSVYQVYVQAKDLGPNAVPAHCKVLVRVLDANDNAPEISFSTVKEAVSEAAAPGTVVALFSVSDRDSEENGQVQCELLQGDAPFRLKSSFKNYYTIVTEGPLDREQPGGDAYTLTVVARDRGEPPLSTSKSIQVRVSDVNDNAPRFSQPVYQVYVSENNVPGAYIYAVSATDRDQGANAQLAYSILESQIQGMSVFTYVSINSENGFLYALRSFDYEQLKEFSFQVEARDAGEEPQPLAGNATVNIVVVDQNDNAPAIVSPLPGRNGTPAREALPRGAEPGYLVSRVAAVDADDGENARLTYSIVRGNEASLFRMDWRTGELRTARRVPAKRDPQRPYELVIEVRDHGQPPLSSTAAIQVVLVDGAAERPGGGGGGGLGAGAGAGGGGGGGSGEHRPSRSGGDTSLDLTLILIIALGSVSFIFLLAMIVLAVRCQKEKKLNIYTCLASDCCLGCCCCCPCCSRQARARKKKLSKSDIMLVQSSNVPSNPAQVPVEESGSFGSHHHNQNYCYQVCLTPESAKTDLMFLKPCSPSRSTDAEHNPCGAIVTGYADQQPDIISNGSILSSETKHQRAELSYLVDRPRRVNSSAFQEADIVSSKDSGHGDSEQGDSDHDATNRGQSSGMDLFSNCTEECKALGHSDRCWMPSFVPSDGRQAADYRSNLHVPGMDSVPDTEVFETPEAQPGAERSFSTFGKEKALHNTLERKELDGLLSNTRAPYKPPYLKHGWQQSNPHPTSPSPSPSRVSHPLPGCTTTKALAISGSQSGL, encoded by the exons ATGATTGTGCTATTCCTCTTTGCCTTGCTCTGGATGGTGGAGGGGGCCCTTTGCCAGCTCCATTACACGGTGCAGGAAGAGCAGGAGCATGGCACGTTCGTGGGGAATATCGCCGAGGACCTGGGCTTGGACATTACAAAACTTTCGGCTCGCCGCTTCCAGACGGCGCCCAACTCCCGTAGCCCTTACCTGGAGCTCAACCTGGAAACCGGGGTGCTCTACGTGAACGAGAAGATCGACCGGGAGCAGATCTGCAAGCagagcccctcctgcctgctgcacctGGAGGTCTTCTTGGAGAACCCCCTCGAGCTGTTCCGGGTGGAGATCGAGGTGCTGGACATCAACGACAACCCGCCCTCCTTCCCGGAGCCCGACCTCACCGTGGAGATCTCGGAGAGCGCCACGCCGGGTACCCGCTTCCCCCTGGAGAGCGCCTTCGACCCCGACGTGGGCACCAACTCGCTGCGCACCTACGAGATCACCCCCAACAGCTACTTCTCCCTGGACGTGCAGACGCAGGGGGACGGCAACCGCTTTGCCGAGCTGGTGCTGGACAAGCCCCTGGACCGGGAGCAGCAAGCGGTGCACCGCTACGTGCTGACCGCGGTGGACGgcgggcagccccagcagcgcaCCGGCACCGCCCTGCTCACCATCAGGGTACTGGACTCCAACGACAACGTCCCCGCCTTCGAGCAGCCCGTCTACACCGTGTCGCTGCCGGAGAACTCGCCGCCGGGCAccctggtgctgcagctcaACGCCACCGACCCCGACGAGGGGCAGAACGGCGAGGTGATCTACTCCTTCAGCAGCCACATCTCCGCCCGCGCCCGGGAGCTCTTCGGCATCGCGCCGCGCACCGGGCGGCTGGAGGTGAGCGGCGAGCTGGACTACGAGGAGAGCAGCGTGTACCAGGTGTACGTGCAAGCCAAGGACCTGGGGCCCAACGCCGTGCCGGCGCACTGCAAGGTGCTGGTGCGGGTGCTGGACGCCAACGACAACGCGCCCGAGATCAGCTTCTCCACCGTCAAGGAGGCGGTGAGCgaggcggcggcgccgggcacCGTGGTGGCCCTCTTCAGCGTCTCGGACCGCGACTCGGAGGAGAACGGGCAGGTGCAGTGCGAGCTGCTGCAGGGCGACGCGCCCTTCCGCCTCAAGAGCTCCTTCAAGAACTACTACACCATCGTCACCGAGGGGCCGCTGGACCGCGAGCAGCCGGGCGGCGACGCCTACACCCTCACCGTGGTGGCCCGGGACCGCGGCGAGCCGCCGCTGAGCACCAGCAAGTCCATCCAGGTGCGGGTGAGCGACGTGAACGACAACGCGCCGCGCTTCAGCCAGCCCGTCTACCAGGTCTACGTGAGCGAGAACAACGTGCCCGGCGCCTACATCTACGCCGTCAGCGCCACCGACCGGGACCAGGGCGCCAACGCCCAGCTCGCCTACTCCATCCTGGAGAGCCAGATCCAGGGCATGTCCGTCTTCACCTACGTCTCCATCAACTCCGAGAACGGCTTCCTCTACGCCCTCCGCTCCTTCGACTACGAGCAGCTCAAGGAGTTCAGCTTCCAGGTGGAGGCCCGCGACGCCGGCGAGGAGCCGCAGCCGCTGGCCGGCAACGCCACCGTCAACATCGTCGTGGTGGACCAGAACGACAACGCCCCCGCCATCgtcagccccctgcccggccgcAACGGCACCCCGGCGCGGGAGGCGCTGCCCCGCGGCGCCGAGCCGGGCTACCTGGTGAGCCGGGTGGCGGCGGTGGACGCCGACGACGGGGAGAACGCCCGCCTCACCTACAGCATCGTGCGGGGCAACGAGGCCAGCCTCTTCCGCATGGACTGGCGCACCGGGGAGCTGCGGACGGCCCGCAGGGTGCCGGCCAAGCGCGACCCGCAGCGCCCCTACGAGCTGGTCATCGAGGTGCGCGACCACGGGCAGCCGCCGCTCTCCTCCACCGCCGCCATCCAGGTGGTGCTGGTGGACGGCGCGGCCgagcggcccggcggcggcggcggcggcggcctgggcgcgggggcgggcgcggggggcggcggcggcggcggctccggcgAGCATCGCCCCAGCCGCTCC GGGGGGGACACCTCCCTCGACCTCACCCTCATCCTCATCATCGCCCTGGGCTCCGTCTCCTTCATCTTCCTGCTGGCCATGATCGTCCTGGCCGTGCGCTGCCAGAAGGAGAAGAAGCTCAACATCTACACCTGCCTGGCCAGCGactgctgcctgggctgctgctgctgctgcccctgctgcagccgCCAGGCGCGGGCCCGCAAGAAGAAGCTCAGCAAGTCGGACATCATGCTGGTGCAGAGCTCCAACGTGCCCAGCAACCCGGCGCAGGTGCCGGTGGAGGAGTCGGGCAGCTTCGGCTCCCATCACCACAACCAGAACTACTGCTACCAGGTCTGCCTCACCCCCGAGTCCGCCAAGACCGACCTGATGTTCCTcaagccctgcagcccctcccgCAGCACCGACGCCGAGCACAACCCTTGCGGGGCCATCGTCACCGGCTACGCCGACCAGCAGCCCGACATCATCTCCAACGGCAGCATTCTGTCCAGCGAG acAAAACATCAGCGTGCTGAGCTCAGTTATCTAGTTGACAGACCCCGACGAGTAAACAG TTCTGCATTCCAGGAAGCAGACATAGTAAGCTCTAAGGACAGTGGTCATGGAGACAGTGAGCAAGGAGACAGTGATCATGATGCCACTAATCGAGGTCAATCCTCTG GCATGGATCTCTTCTCCAATTGCACGGAGGAATGTAAAGCACTGGGCCACTCGGATCGGTGCTGGATGCCTTCCTTTGTTCCATCTGATGGACGCCAAGCTGCAGATTACCGCAGCAATCTCCATGTACCTGGCATGGACTCCGTTCCAGACACTGAAGTGTTTGAAACACCAGAAGCCCAGCCGGGGGCAGAAAGGTCCTTCTCCACCTTCGGCAAAGAGAAGGCCCTTCACAACACTCTGGAGAGGAAGGAGTTGGATGGACTGCTGTCTAATACACGAGCGCCTTACAAACCACCATATTTGA